A part of Microbulbifer sp. MI-G genomic DNA contains:
- a CDS encoding sensor histidine kinase, with the protein MARLVSSPPNPQALLPLLPVLVAVLAETVIRLHNDVAQIQSHDFGVHGIWALYWSPALQLLAESLPLLIAQFLLPSLSGWRRYLCWTLGFIAYPACSLALQERLLDNRELMLGVPFWGLAAGLSLMYWLHQAYQHLPGARSRPSWWRYLLSLDAALLLCLGGWVILMSGIFVYNPDPMHNQPLEPRLDIGQMLRQWSLTLYYLWQFSLMALVVFAYYWVNRYLLIRKVLAGRGVYLFLLCSAGWLLLSYPLFGALVLQLPLNIAELSLLPSENHNPFDTLNLLVATIIWAVSLPLILAFERQQSARELAELTREQARAELKVLQQQVNPHFLFNTLNGLYALCLAQSAQAAPLVLKLSDLLRYVVYQGQKPRVSLEDDLAYLQNYLELQQVRAGRRCRIETDFRVPDGKWQIAPLLLIMLVENAFKHGAEVSQDECHIRLSLRIQGTGLDFECNNSLPRRPANQRPDSMGLANLKRRLQLSYPQRFTLQSEAQEQHWHARLRLQL; encoded by the coding sequence ATGGCGAGATTGGTCAGTTCTCCCCCGAACCCACAAGCCCTATTGCCTCTGTTGCCGGTATTGGTGGCGGTTTTGGCGGAAACCGTAATCCGCCTGCACAATGATGTAGCGCAAATCCAAAGCCACGACTTCGGCGTTCACGGGATTTGGGCGCTCTATTGGTCGCCGGCACTGCAACTGCTGGCGGAAAGCCTGCCGCTGTTGATAGCGCAGTTTCTGCTACCGTCTTTATCCGGCTGGCGGCGTTACCTGTGCTGGACATTGGGGTTTATCGCCTATCCGGCCTGCAGCCTGGCGCTACAGGAAAGGCTGCTGGACAATAGGGAATTGATGCTGGGTGTACCGTTTTGGGGCTTAGCGGCGGGGCTGTCGCTGATGTATTGGTTGCACCAGGCCTACCAGCACTTACCGGGCGCCCGTAGCAGGCCATCCTGGTGGCGCTATCTGCTGTCGCTGGATGCGGCCCTGCTGCTGTGTCTCGGTGGTTGGGTCATACTGATGAGCGGTATTTTTGTGTATAACCCTGACCCCATGCACAACCAGCCGTTGGAACCCAGGTTGGATATTGGCCAGATGCTCAGACAATGGTCACTAACCTTGTATTACCTGTGGCAGTTTTCGCTGATGGCGCTGGTGGTATTCGCCTACTATTGGGTCAATCGTTATTTGCTGATCCGAAAGGTGTTGGCGGGCCGGGGTGTCTATTTGTTTTTGCTGTGCAGTGCCGGCTGGTTGCTATTGTCTTATCCGCTGTTTGGCGCTCTGGTATTACAGCTACCCTTGAATATTGCCGAACTGAGCCTGTTGCCCTCGGAAAACCATAACCCCTTCGATACCCTGAATCTGCTTGTGGCGACCATTATCTGGGCGGTCAGTCTGCCTTTGATTCTAGCCTTTGAACGCCAGCAAAGCGCCCGTGAACTGGCCGAACTCACCCGGGAACAGGCCCGAGCCGAGCTTAAAGTACTGCAGCAGCAGGTTAACCCGCATTTTTTGTTTAATACCCTGAACGGCCTCTATGCCCTGTGCCTGGCACAATCGGCCCAGGCCGCGCCTTTGGTATTGAAACTGTCTGACCTGCTGCGTTATGTGGTTTACCAGGGGCAAAAACCCAGAGTGTCGCTGGAGGATGATCTGGCCTACCTGCAGAACTACCTGGAATTACAGCAGGTGCGAGCGGGGCGTCGCTGCCGGATCGAAACGGATTTCCGGGTGCCTGATGGCAAGTGGCAGATTGCCCCTTTGCTGTTGATTATGCTGGTGGAAAATGCCTTTAAACATGGAGCGGAAGTCAGCCAGGACGAGTGCCATATCCGGCTTTCCCTGCGGATACAGGGCACAGGGCTAGACTTTGAATGCAATAACAGCCTGCCCCGACGGCCAGCCAATCAGAGGCCGGATAGTATGGGTTTGGCAAATCTGAAACGCCGCCTGCAATTAAGTTATCCGCAGCGCTTTACCCTGCAAAGCGAAGCACAAGAGCAGCACTGGCATGCCCGGCTTAGGCTACAGCTGTGA
- a CDS encoding cytochrome c biogenesis CcdA family protein, which translates to MFELSALPLALIAGTLSILSPCVWPLVPMVVGASSSAGRWGPYALATGLSLSFALAGTVLSFLLVSLGLDPELFRYIAAILLIVVALVLLIKPLSDWLTLHLSKITVGAGIAGDGAWAGQFGIGFLTGIIWLPCVGPTLGAAIALASMGQQLGQSFMVMFSFGVGTGAALLVAGSLSRKIYNRLSPSIGGFALGGKVVLGIILLLLGIMVLSGFDKVMEAWALNWMPEWTLSL; encoded by the coding sequence ATGTTTGAACTGAGTGCGCTTCCACTGGCCTTGATTGCGGGTACGCTAAGTATTCTCTCGCCCTGTGTCTGGCCGTTGGTGCCAATGGTGGTTGGCGCCTCTAGCAGTGCTGGGCGCTGGGGCCCTTATGCTCTTGCCACAGGGCTCAGCCTGTCGTTTGCCCTGGCAGGCACCGTGTTGAGTTTTCTGCTGGTCTCTTTGGGATTGGACCCGGAGCTGTTCCGCTATATTGCGGCAATTCTGCTTATCGTTGTTGCTCTTGTATTATTGATCAAGCCACTTTCCGACTGGTTGACATTACACTTATCGAAAATCACGGTTGGGGCAGGCATTGCCGGTGACGGTGCCTGGGCAGGGCAGTTTGGTATTGGCTTTCTCACGGGAATAATCTGGCTGCCTTGTGTTGGTCCGACTCTGGGGGCTGCTATTGCGCTCGCTTCCATGGGGCAGCAGCTGGGTCAGTCATTTATGGTGATGTTCTCTTTCGGGGTGGGTACTGGCGCAGCACTGCTCGTAGCCGGAAGCCTGTCACGAAAAATTTACAATCGCCTTTCGCCATCGATTGGGGGATTTGCCCTCGGCGGCAAGGTTGTACTCGGCATCATATTGTTGCTGCTTGGTATCATGGTGCTGAGTGGATTTGACAAAGTAATGGAGGCTTGGGCGTTGAATTGGATGCCCGAGTGGACACTGAGTCTGTAA
- the sdhD gene encoding succinate dehydrogenase, hydrophobic membrane anchor protein produces the protein MVVVRTVTSFGRSGTFDWLYQRVTSVVLIAYLLFIVGFIFLTKDFGYQAWSELFAQRWMRVFSLVALLSVIIHAWIGLWSVVTDYITNRVMGGKATVLRLFAEAALAVVAVLYTVWGIEILWGV, from the coding sequence ATGGTTGTGGTAAGAACAGTTACAAGTTTTGGCCGTAGCGGCACTTTTGATTGGTTGTACCAGCGCGTTACCTCGGTGGTGCTGATTGCCTATCTCCTGTTTATTGTCGGCTTTATTTTCCTTACAAAAGACTTTGGCTACCAGGCTTGGTCAGAGTTGTTCGCCCAGCGCTGGATGCGTGTGTTCAGTCTGGTGGCCCTGCTGTCGGTCATTATTCACGCCTGGATCGGACTCTGGTCTGTTGTCACCGATTACATCACCAACCGGGTGATGGGGGGCAAAGCCACGGTGCTGCGCCTGTTCGCGGAAGCCGCTCTGGCGGTAGTTGCCGTGTTGTACACGGTGTGGGGCATCGAAATTCTCTGGGGTGTATAA
- a CDS encoding VOC family protein, whose protein sequence is MFDHLSTYATDYDATKKFYEGAMASLGYTVQMEFVAEWNSEFPTQRMCAFGPEGKPAFWVIEVKENYTPRHIAFSAVNRQAVDAFYLAAIESGGKDNGKPGLRPTYHEHYYGAFTIDPDGNNIEAVCHIPE, encoded by the coding sequence ATGTTTGATCATTTAAGCACATATGCGACAGATTATGATGCAACGAAAAAATTTTACGAAGGTGCCATGGCTTCTCTGGGTTATACAGTGCAAATGGAGTTTGTGGCAGAGTGGAATTCAGAATTTCCCACCCAAAGAATGTGCGCGTTTGGCCCAGAGGGTAAGCCTGCCTTTTGGGTTATTGAGGTTAAAGAAAACTACACACCACGACATATTGCTTTCTCGGCAGTCAACAGGCAGGCTGTGGATGCATTTTATCTGGCAGCTATTGAAAGTGGTGGTAAGGATAATGGCAAACCTGGTTTGCGTCCCACCTATCATGAACACTACTATGGCGCTTTCACAATAGATCCTGATGGTAACAATATCGAAGCGGTATGCCACATACCCGAATAA
- a CDS encoding esterase-like activity of phytase family protein, which translates to MIERVYAVVGGVLLSSLGLAAEISSAKLLASYWVDGSEGLGLSGLSFCNGQLLTVSDKKSDTIYTLELENKRAKAVPYLEISGLRPPKKDKPTNLWYFFLDLTRRPSAMDFEGISCKNNAIYILSERFNRIAKVDKQGKAHWLETNWSLEAKTQGYLQGFNLSSEGIVKVEDDFWVALESEPRGLVKLASNGSIQIFQLPPVDGLKFQGGSEDLTALDYFNGALFTLERNAHAVCKRALPNLQAEWCLDYRALELSPELGYEGTRTGGMGDGLAVREQGIFVLFDNSNISRIQDPKDRRALLLQLAFPEGTR; encoded by the coding sequence ATGATTGAGCGTGTTTATGCTGTTGTTGGTGGTGTACTGCTGTCCTCTTTGGGGTTGGCTGCTGAAATCAGTAGTGCCAAATTGTTGGCGAGTTATTGGGTGGATGGTAGCGAGGGTCTGGGTCTTTCCGGTTTGAGTTTTTGTAACGGCCAACTGCTCACTGTTTCCGATAAAAAATCAGATACCATTTATACTCTTGAGCTGGAAAATAAGCGTGCCAAGGCGGTGCCTTATCTGGAGATTTCTGGGCTCAGGCCACCAAAAAAAGACAAGCCCACAAATCTCTGGTATTTCTTCCTGGATTTAACACGGCGGCCTTCCGCAATGGACTTTGAAGGAATCAGCTGTAAGAATAACGCTATTTATATTCTGAGCGAGCGCTTCAACCGTATTGCCAAAGTCGACAAGCAGGGTAAAGCCCATTGGCTGGAAACAAACTGGTCTCTGGAGGCAAAGACCCAGGGTTACCTGCAAGGGTTCAATCTCTCAAGTGAAGGAATAGTCAAAGTTGAGGATGATTTTTGGGTAGCTTTAGAGAGCGAACCCCGCGGCCTGGTAAAGCTGGCCTCCAATGGGAGTATCCAGATCTTTCAACTGCCACCTGTCGATGGGCTCAAATTTCAAGGGGGCTCCGAGGATCTGACGGCCCTGGATTATTTTAACGGGGCCCTGTTTACCTTGGAGCGCAACGCCCACGCCGTATGTAAAAGAGCCCTACCCAACCTGCAAGCGGAATGGTGTCTGGATTATCGTGCGCTAGAATTATCACCGGAGCTGGGGTATGAAGGGACCCGGACCGGTGGTATGGGCGATGGATTGGCAGTTCGAGAACAAGGCATTTTTGTATTGTTCGACAACAGCAATATCAGCCGTATCCAGGACCCGAAGGATCGCCGTGCGCTCTTGTTGCAGCTGGCTTTCCCCGAGGGTACTCGTTAG
- a CDS encoding LytR/AlgR family response regulator transcription factor yields MNTLIIDDEPLAHEVLLHHSRAHADIQIVGQYHNAAEALAFLARQSVDLILLDILMPVLSGLDMLKVMLRRPQVVLCTAYQEHALEGFELDVTDYLLKPVSAERFSRALDKVRRRTGEEAIFVKPAVQSHIAIRVDREHRKIDLDKVQCFEAYGNYVKVWLEDGCLLTAATLKNFSETLPKGRFIQVHKSFLVNKAKVVAQNSKTIRLASKKLVKIGNAYRGNLPGLWQ; encoded by the coding sequence GTGAACACCCTAATTATTGACGATGAACCCCTGGCCCATGAAGTGCTGCTGCATCATAGCCGCGCCCACGCCGATATCCAGATAGTCGGGCAGTATCATAACGCCGCTGAAGCTCTGGCCTTTCTGGCCAGACAGTCGGTGGACCTAATTCTGCTGGATATTCTTATGCCAGTACTGTCCGGTCTGGATATGCTGAAAGTGATGCTTCGGCGGCCGCAGGTGGTTTTGTGCACTGCTTACCAGGAACATGCTCTGGAAGGCTTTGAATTGGATGTGACCGATTACCTGCTGAAACCCGTCAGTGCCGAACGCTTTTCCCGGGCGCTGGATAAGGTGCGACGCCGAACTGGAGAAGAGGCAATATTTGTAAAGCCGGCCGTGCAGAGCCATATTGCAATTCGGGTGGACAGGGAGCATCGCAAAATTGATCTGGACAAGGTGCAGTGCTTTGAAGCCTATGGCAATTATGTCAAGGTATGGCTGGAGGATGGTTGCCTGCTTACCGCCGCCACTCTTAAAAATTTCTCCGAAACCCTGCCCAAAGGCCGGTTTATTCAGGTGCATAAATCCTTTTTGGTGAATAAGGCCAAAGTGGTTGCACAGAACAGCAAAACAATTAGGCTAGCCAGTAAAAAGCTGGTGAAGATTGGTAACGCTTACCGAGGCAATCTACCCGGATTGTGGCAATAA
- a CDS encoding ATP-binding cassette domain-containing protein gives MLQLHNINKTYRDGTRALKDISLQLGTGMLGLLGPNGAGKSSLMRTIATIQAPDSGRILFEGRDMAQEPYRLRSRLGYLPQHFGVYPHISCYALLEHLAILKGLQDKPQRRRQIDQVLALTNLTGQATRQPSHFSGGQLQRFGVAQALLGNPQILILDEPTAGLDPVERLRLHQLLHDIAQTRLVLLSTHIVEDIEHLAGHTALLIDGAIVACGHTRALFSYLDGKIWQGPAKHPLPGNTQLLGQRLHYGKPMVRLFSQQCPAAEFEPVPPSLQDSYFLALQKHTGVIA, from the coding sequence ATGCTACAGCTCCACAATATCAACAAAACCTACCGGGATGGCACCCGGGCCCTTAAAGATATCTCGCTGCAGTTGGGCACGGGTATGCTGGGCCTGCTAGGTCCTAACGGTGCGGGCAAGTCCAGCCTGATGCGCACTATTGCCACCATACAGGCGCCAGACAGCGGTCGTATCCTGTTTGAAGGGCGGGATATGGCTCAAGAACCGTATCGACTACGCAGCCGGCTGGGTTATCTGCCCCAGCACTTTGGTGTCTACCCGCATATTTCCTGCTACGCCCTGCTTGAGCACCTGGCAATACTGAAGGGCTTGCAGGACAAACCGCAGCGCCGCCGGCAGATTGATCAGGTTTTGGCGCTGACCAACCTCACCGGACAGGCAACCCGGCAGCCAAGCCATTTTTCCGGTGGACAGCTGCAGCGCTTTGGGGTAGCCCAGGCTCTGCTAGGCAACCCGCAGATTCTGATTCTCGATGAACCCACCGCAGGGCTGGACCCGGTCGAACGGCTGCGCCTGCACCAGCTATTGCACGATATTGCCCAAACACGCCTGGTGCTGCTCTCCACCCATATTGTTGAGGATATTGAGCATTTGGCTGGGCACACCGCCCTATTGATCGACGGTGCAATTGTTGCCTGCGGTCATACCCGCGCCTTATTCAGTTACCTGGACGGAAAGATTTGGCAGGGGCCGGCGAAACACCCATTACCTGGCAATACACAACTGCTCGGCCAGCGCCTGCACTATGGCAAGCCGATGGTGCGTCTCTTCAGCCAACAGTGCCCGGCTGCGGAATTTGAACCCGTTCCACCCAGTCTGCAGGACAGCTATTTTCTGGCCCTGCAAAAACACACAGGGGTAATCGCCTGA
- the sdhC gene encoding succinate dehydrogenase, cytochrome b556 subunit, with product MNKNRPVNLDLSTIQLPAAALASILHRISGVVLFAVVALLLYMLDVSLKSEQGFADVAAVFNSLPAKLVLWASLAALIYHLLAGVRHLLMDMGIGESLEGGRRSAVTVLVLSVILILLTGVWLW from the coding sequence GTGAACAAAAACAGACCTGTCAATCTGGATCTTTCCACTATCCAGCTTCCCGCTGCCGCTTTGGCTTCCATTTTGCACCGCATTTCCGGCGTTGTGCTTTTTGCTGTCGTCGCGCTGTTGCTCTATATGCTCGATGTCAGCCTGAAATCGGAGCAGGGCTTTGCCGATGTGGCGGCAGTATTTAACAGCCTCCCTGCCAAGCTCGTGCTGTGGGCCTCACTGGCCGCGCTTATTTATCATCTGCTGGCCGGGGTGCGCCACCTGTTGATGGATATGGGCATTGGTGAAAGCCTGGAAGGTGGCCGCCGCAGCGCTGTCACAGTACTGGTGCTGAGTGTCATCCTTATTTTACTGACGGGGGTATGGTTGTGGTAA
- a CDS encoding NAD(P)/FAD-dependent oxidoreductase codes for MTSQKPELLDKLNFVSSTIGLETPLWNWVSDPSISNPANYYEASLTPWTNSTSIVSDCTCDVIVVGGGLLGLSAALHLAESGYEVVVLEKNHIGSAASGRNGGQITPGLARWEAGDMLAQLSFDEAKRLWQFSSDEAMALINDITERYGFDIAHKKGHITAAVHSAHLSPLLEGVDARCALGDRNASVVGRHQLKDYLCSDYYAGGVIDKLAGQIHPLALVRGMAFGFASTGGKIFEKTEVVELEETTDGVVAITKEATVKALKGVVLAIHQSTFHLDPDAGGTTFPFYTYVGVTTPLKSGVIDKLIPSEMAVYDTQFSIDYYRPVHGNRLLFGGEGSGTCWHTQEVNDYLLSRLNTVFSGYGEFELDYSWSGVSDFTLNGATDSRKSEGKTPIYTVHGWSGHGVAQTVRIGKAICDDLTGQNDDFDMLAKIEHHDIPLGRQISPFAIPVMKAAMSVMKVVNPSKMISF; via the coding sequence ATGACAAGCCAAAAACCGGAGCTTCTGGACAAGTTAAATTTTGTGTCATCGACGATAGGATTGGAAACCCCTCTGTGGAATTGGGTATCTGATCCTTCCATCAGCAATCCGGCAAATTACTATGAAGCTTCACTGACTCCATGGACAAACAGTACCAGTATTGTGTCAGACTGCACCTGCGATGTGATTGTGGTCGGTGGTGGCTTGCTCGGCTTATCGGCAGCTCTGCATTTGGCAGAATCCGGTTACGAGGTTGTTGTTCTGGAGAAAAATCATATTGGTTCTGCCGCATCAGGCCGTAACGGCGGGCAAATCACGCCCGGCCTGGCGCGTTGGGAAGCGGGAGATATGTTGGCCCAATTGAGTTTTGACGAGGCAAAACGGCTATGGCAATTTTCCTCAGATGAGGCGATGGCGTTAATTAACGATATCACAGAGCGTTATGGTTTCGATATTGCACACAAAAAAGGCCATATCACCGCAGCGGTGCATTCAGCCCATTTGTCCCCATTATTGGAAGGAGTTGATGCACGCTGTGCACTTGGTGACCGCAATGCCAGCGTGGTGGGTCGCCATCAGCTGAAAGACTATCTTTGCTCTGATTATTATGCTGGTGGCGTCATCGACAAGCTGGCAGGGCAAATTCACCCACTGGCACTAGTAAGGGGGATGGCCTTTGGATTTGCCAGTACAGGTGGTAAAATATTCGAGAAAACCGAGGTTGTTGAGTTGGAAGAAACTACGGATGGGGTTGTGGCCATCACCAAAGAGGCCACGGTCAAAGCACTCAAAGGTGTGGTTCTTGCCATCCACCAATCTACTTTTCATTTGGACCCAGATGCCGGGGGAACCACTTTTCCTTTTTATACCTATGTCGGTGTCACTACACCACTCAAATCTGGTGTGATAGACAAACTCATACCTTCTGAAATGGCGGTTTATGATACACAATTTTCCATTGACTACTATCGCCCCGTGCATGGCAACCGGTTGCTTTTCGGTGGTGAGGGGAGTGGAACCTGTTGGCATACACAAGAGGTCAACGATTATCTACTTAGCCGATTAAATACAGTTTTTTCAGGCTACGGTGAATTTGAACTGGACTATTCATGGAGTGGCGTGAGTGACTTTACACTCAATGGTGCAACGGATAGCAGAAAAAGTGAAGGCAAAACCCCCATATACACGGTACATGGCTGGAGTGGCCATGGTGTTGCTCAGACAGTGCGCATCGGCAAAGCCATTTGTGATGACCTTACAGGCCAGAATGACGATTTCGACATGCTGGCGAAAATTGAGCATCATGATATTCCGCTGGGAAGACAGATTTCCCCCTTCGCTATTCCCGTCATGAAAGCAGCCATGAGTGTTATGAAGGTGGTTAATCCAAGCAAAATGATTTCATTTTAG
- a CDS encoding DUF3224 domain-containing protein, which translates to MRRLRTIIPLLLLMQCGFSVSASDFKGKEQIMSASGAFEIQLDPQGDDNIPAGRMIFSKKYTGGLVGSGAGQMLSKRTDGGIAVYMAIEEFKGSLDGQSGSFTLVHKGYMSGETQRLEINILQGSGKGELKKISGSMQIIQEKDQHNYVLTYKL; encoded by the coding sequence ATGAGAAGACTGAGAACGATCATACCATTGTTACTCTTGATGCAATGTGGTTTCAGTGTATCTGCCAGCGATTTTAAAGGTAAGGAGCAGATTATGTCAGCTTCAGGAGCATTTGAGATCCAACTGGACCCGCAAGGAGATGATAATATCCCTGCGGGAAGGATGATTTTCTCAAAAAAATATACCGGTGGGCTTGTTGGTAGTGGTGCCGGGCAAATGTTGAGCAAAAGAACCGATGGGGGTATTGCCGTTTATATGGCCATTGAAGAATTTAAGGGCAGCCTGGATGGACAGAGTGGCTCTTTTACCCTTGTCCATAAAGGGTACATGTCTGGAGAGACGCAACGATTGGAGATTAATATACTTCAAGGTTCCGGAAAAGGGGAATTAAAAAAAATCTCCGGTTCCATGCAAATAATTCAGGAAAAGGATCAACATAACTATGTGCTCACCTATAAGCTGTAA
- a CDS encoding tryptophan halogenase family protein, whose product MKATQVKSIVILGGGSAGWMTAASLIHAAPKHCKITLVESEEIGTVGVGEATIPPIKQFNQRLGIDENAFLKATKGTFKLGIEFVDWTKKGHSYCHPFGQFGADFDSLPLYHYWLKAKSEGDHTPLDHYSMAWMLGKENKFDQPLRDPRYMMSTFDYAYHFDAALYAHFLKERAMKQGVKRKEGIVKQVDVNQQTQTINHLVLETGEVITGDFFVDCSGFRGILIEEALYAGYQDWRHYLPVDSAVAVPCEHGGELSPYTRSTAREAGWQWRIPLQHRVGNGYVYCSKFISDESATSTLMESLEGRPLAEPKIIRFKTGRRNQMWKGNCVAIGLSAGFLEPLESTALHLIQTSINRLISLFPVEKNDQLSATEYNRITLAEYDVLRDFIILHYHATQRDDSPLWQKVSSMDIPERLAYKLAQFKHKGHIVYCEDELFKRVNWLAVLVGQEVMPKTYDPIVDMREHVDYKKILKEIKHAIDESVKRAPTHQQYIDKFCKSDR is encoded by the coding sequence ATGAAAGCAACTCAAGTTAAATCCATCGTCATTTTAGGCGGTGGAAGTGCAGGCTGGATGACGGCAGCCTCACTTATTCATGCAGCACCGAAACATTGCAAGATTACCTTAGTGGAATCAGAAGAGATTGGTACCGTTGGTGTTGGTGAAGCCACTATTCCACCCATTAAACAGTTCAACCAACGCTTAGGTATTGATGAGAATGCATTCCTGAAGGCTACAAAAGGGACTTTTAAGTTAGGTATAGAATTCGTTGACTGGACAAAAAAAGGCCACAGTTATTGCCATCCTTTTGGCCAGTTTGGCGCTGACTTTGATAGCTTGCCTCTATATCACTACTGGCTAAAAGCAAAGAGTGAAGGTGACCATACACCACTGGATCATTACTCAATGGCTTGGATGCTGGGTAAAGAGAACAAGTTTGATCAACCGCTTAGAGATCCACGATACATGATGTCGACTTTCGACTACGCCTATCATTTTGATGCAGCCCTCTATGCGCATTTCCTAAAAGAGCGTGCGATGAAACAAGGGGTAAAGCGCAAAGAGGGAATCGTAAAGCAGGTCGATGTAAACCAACAAACACAAACGATAAATCATCTGGTTCTCGAAACTGGAGAAGTGATTACTGGAGACTTTTTTGTTGATTGCTCTGGTTTTAGAGGCATACTGATTGAAGAAGCGTTGTATGCTGGTTATCAAGATTGGCGCCATTACCTTCCTGTTGATAGCGCAGTAGCCGTGCCTTGTGAACATGGTGGTGAGTTATCCCCTTATACACGTTCAACGGCAAGGGAGGCAGGCTGGCAGTGGCGTATTCCTTTGCAGCATCGTGTTGGTAATGGCTATGTGTACTGCAGTAAATTTATCAGTGATGAAAGTGCGACAAGCACACTGATGGAAAGCCTAGAGGGGCGACCATTGGCAGAGCCGAAAATTATCCGGTTTAAAACTGGGCGGCGTAATCAAATGTGGAAAGGTAACTGTGTTGCTATCGGTCTTTCTGCGGGTTTCTTGGAGCCACTTGAATCAACAGCCTTGCATCTCATTCAAACTTCAATTAATCGACTCATATCGCTATTTCCTGTTGAAAAGAATGATCAGTTATCTGCAACAGAGTACAACCGAATAACACTCGCAGAGTATGATGTATTGAGAGATTTTATTATTCTTCACTACCATGCAACACAGCGGGATGATAGTCCGCTTTGGCAGAAAGTGTCGAGCATGGACATCCCGGAAAGACTTGCTTATAAACTGGCTCAATTTAAACACAAAGGTCATATCGTTTATTGTGAAGATGAACTATTTAAGCGGGTTAATTGGTTGGCTGTATTGGTCGGGCAAGAGGTGATGCCGAAAACCTATGATCCTATTGTCGATATGCGAGAGCACGTTGATTACAAAAAAATTCTGAAAGAGATTAAGCATGCTATTGATGAAAGTGTTAAGCGAGCACCTACTCATCAACAGTATATCGATAAATTTTGTAAATCGGACCGATAA
- a CDS encoding thioredoxin family protein, with the protein MKVLHCFLPALIVTSLLFVVPRVSAGEAFSKERFMELQVAKQPVLIDVRADWCPTCKKQRQILTQFQKDNPQCGLTILEVDFDRQKDWVKHFRAPRQSTLLLYRGTEQVWFSVAETRPDVIRQKIFDSVKACGKHV; encoded by the coding sequence ATGAAAGTTCTTCACTGCTTTCTTCCCGCCCTAATTGTCACTTCACTACTGTTTGTCGTACCCCGGGTATCAGCTGGGGAGGCCTTTTCCAAAGAGCGCTTTATGGAGCTGCAGGTTGCCAAGCAGCCAGTTTTGATAGATGTGCGAGCAGACTGGTGTCCTACATGTAAAAAGCAAAGGCAGATTCTGACCCAGTTCCAGAAGGATAATCCCCAGTGCGGTCTGACAATTCTGGAGGTGGACTTCGACCGCCAAAAAGACTGGGTCAAGCATTTCCGAGCGCCTCGCCAGTCGACCTTGCTGCTCTATCGAGGAACCGAGCAGGTCTGGTTCAGCGTTGCTGAAACACGCCCCGATGTCATTCGCCAGAAAATCTTTGATTCAGTGAAGGCCTGCGGCAAACATGTTTGA